A single genomic interval of Vairimorpha necatrix chromosome 5, complete sequence harbors:
- a CDS encoding APC/C activator protein (CDH1), whose translation MDRSFQSPFINPSYFPDYDINKIPEIFSPLIISQSYREIQTKSLADDFYSNLLDWHNDKIYFAIEDTVYIHDFHTSKTSLLQTIYDNNITCVKGIGTKLLLGTSSGHLHTLDLIKNKINRNLVHKSRIGVIKIENNTILTGSRDKKIKLIDTRSGKITSVICQHSQEVCGMDLNKNFKTLVTGGNDNKMYIFDYRNLDLPLKKCNQHKAAVKGISFSPLNTNLFVTGGGSADKTVKLWDMSLINNTNNNLLVKSTNYGSQICNLKWLRNNQILSTHGYSKDDIRMCGSYDFQCTRQFLGHRNRVIHFSVSEDEKYFVTGSSDCNIRFWEIYGETRKELEIR comes from the coding sequence ATGGACAGATCTTTCCAATCTCCATTCATAAATCCATCTTATTTCCCAGATTAcgatattaataaaatccCAGAAATCTTCTCTCCTCTAATAATCTCTCAATCTTACAGAGAAATCCAGACTAAATCACTAGCAGACGACTTCTATTCTAATTTATTAGATTGGCacaatgataaaatttatttcgCTATTGAAGATACTGTCTATATTCATGATTTCCATACTAGTAAAACTTCTTTATTACAAACAATTTATGATAATAATATCACATGTGTAAAAGGAATAGGaactaaattattattaggTACTAGTTCTGGACATTTACATACACtagatttaattaaaaataaaattaatagaaATTTAGTACATAAATCTAGGATAGgagttataaaaatagagaATAATACGATATTAACTGGTAGTAGAGATAAAAAGATCAAGTTGATTGATACTCGCTCTGGTAAAATTACTAGTGTTATTTGTCAACATAGTCAAGAAGTATGCGGGATggatttaaataaaaattttaagacaCTTGTAACAGGCGGgaatgataataaaatgtacaTATTTGATTATAGAAATTTAGATTTACCATTAAAAAAGTGTAATCAGCACAAAGCGGCAGTCAAAGGGATATCTTTTTCACCTTTAAACAcgaatttgtttgttacAGGAGGTGGGTCAGCGGACAAGACAGTGAAATTGTGGGATATGAGTTTGATAAATAATactaataataatttattagttAAGTCTACAAATTACGGGTCACAgatttgtaatttaaaGTGGCTTAGaaataatcaaatattaaGTACACATGGGTATTCTAAAGATGATATAAGAATGTGCGGATCTTATGATTTCCAGTGTACTAGACAGTTTTTAGGACATAGAAATCGAGTAATACATTTTTCGGTGAGTGAAGAtgagaaatattttgtgACAGGATCTTCTGATTGTAATATAAGATTCTGGGAGATATATGGGGAGACACGAAAAGAGTTAGAAATACGATAA
- a CDS encoding DNA-directed RNA polymerases I, II, and III subunit RPABC5 (polR2L): MLIPVRCFTCNKEISSKWEAYQYLIKTENTEAEALNELDIKRYCCRRMFLGNAEIINKLVKFDVARDVHFRNEL, from the coding sequence atgttgaTTCCTGTTAGATGCTTCACTTGTAATAAAGAAATCTCCAGTAAGTGGGAAGCCTACCAGTACTTAATCAAGACTGAGAATACAGAGGCGGAAGCCCTTAATGAATTAGACATTAAGAGATACTGTTGTAGAAGGATGTTCTTAGGGAATGCAgagataataaataaactagTCAAATTTGATGTAGCGAGAGATGTGCACTTTAGGAAtgaattataa
- a CDS encoding peptidyl-prolyl cis-trans isomerase NIMA-interacting 1 (PIN1), with product MWHKIKENDSVYFYNSDTKEKSQERPKEGFRLYHILIKHINSRNPVERSELESLNLCKKIYEELQTNINIENFREYFKSKARELSECKSSLKGGDLGFVCKNEMYKEFEKAAFILKRGRIIGPVKTPSGYHIIFRR from the coding sequence ATGTGGcacaaaattaaagaaaatgacTCTGTTTATTTCTACAACTCTGACACAAAAGAGAAATCCCAAGAAAGACCAAAAGAAGGCTTCAGATTGTACCACATCCTCATAAAACACATTAACTCCAGGAATCCAGTAGAAAGAAGTGAACTTGAGTCACTAAATCTTtgtaaaaagatttatgaAGAATTACagacaaatataaatattgagAATTTTAGGGAATATTTCAAGTCTAAAGCCAGGGAACTTTCAGAATGCAAGTCGAGTCTGAAAGGAGGGGACTTGGGATTTGTGTGTAAAAATGAGATGTATAAAGAATTTGAGAAGGCggcatttattttaaaaagggGGCGGATTATAGGGCCAGTGAAGACGCCTTCAGGATACCACATAATATTTAGGAGATAa